A window of Eubalaena glacialis isolate mEubGla1 chromosome 11, mEubGla1.1.hap2.+ XY, whole genome shotgun sequence genomic DNA:
ATATATGCACAGTCTTGattttattccattattttatttgtctatCCTTTCATTAATATGATATTGTCTCAATTACTGTCACATCAGGGAAATTATCAATGTCTTGTAGAGTAAGTTCTCGCACCATGAACTTCTTCAAGAGTATCCTCACTATTCTTAGTCCATTGCCTTTCCATTGATTTCTATTTTGGAATCAGGCTAGTCCActgcattttaatatattttctagaatCAGCTTGCGAAttccataacaacaacaaaacaaatacacGCCCATAAACATCAAAATACACTTAATatgataaatacatacataaaccaaatttaaaaactgattggGGTTTTACTCTGATAGCCCTGAATCTATAGAATAGTTTGAAGAAAATTGACATCGTTATATTAGCGAATCTTTACACTCATtgacatggtatgtctctccatttaattTGGTCTTCTTTAATGTCTCGCGGTAATGTTTTACAGATttctgcagtttttttgtttgtttatttgtttttgcttttccaaCTGTACTTAGAAAAACAAATCCAGGTCCCAGTGCCCCCAtgccctctcccaccccagccaTAATTTAAATAACTTAGAGACAGAGTTGGGGCCGGGGTGGGTGGGTCGGGGGGCGGGTGGGACAGAGAGGGAGGAGGCACGTGCTTCTTGGTTATGGGACCCTCGGCCCCTCCCGGGCCCCCAGGGGCCATGGGGTCGGCAGTGGAGGCCTCAGCCTGCCTGCACACCCAGGGATCTCTGTGAGCTGCACTACTCCTCCTAATTCTCCAAGAGCAGGGGGCCAGCCTCCTCGCCGAGTGTGGACTCCGGGTCAGGGTGGATGGGCAGGCCCTCGATGGTCAGCAGCACATGCCGGATGCCCAGCTGGTGTCCAGTCCCTCTTCAGCATGTTGACGCAGCTCTCACCGTTGGCGTCCACCTTCGGATGGAAGATCTTGGTCAGCGAGCATCCTTGGGTGGGGAGGCAGGATGGTCCTTCCCCAACAGGAGTTTCATATGGAATAGGCCTCCGGCGCCTGGGGTCCCCTCGGGGCTCTCGATGGTGACTTGCAGGTCGGTGAGGTCCTCCTCGTTGTTAAAGACCTTGATGCCGTCAGGTGGGTCAGCTGTCAGCGTCATCACCTCCTGTACACCAGGTggatgatgggggaggggggcaggttcCCCACCTTGGAGTTCATGACTGCCACTGGCAAGGGGAGGGTCCCCCGGCCCCCTTCCTGAGCTGGGGGTCGGTCCCCAACTGCTGCCACTGCGGCCCCAAGggccccagctcccctcccccctgcctcaACCCCCATGCACCGTGCCTGCAGCTCCATCCACCCTGGGtgttggtctttttttaaaaaaaattttttttccatttcaaaagaAATCTATGATTTTTTTATTACACATAGAGGCTTTGGTCATCTGgaccaaaaaattattttttaaaaaaggttttttagGTCTTCGTTTTTCAAGGCAAATGACCACTTATTAGATGTTTGATTTTGTCCTCAAATCCCAGTCAGGTCTACTACCCTGATGAACTAGAAAGGACTTTGTGGGCCCTCATGATGCCTTCTCTGTTCTCCAGCCTCTCAAGGCTCTTTGTAGATCGTCTCTTTGATGCGATACTCTGAAACCCCTGTAATCTGGGGGGGTATTTGTTGGTCAAGTGTACTCCCATCATTCCCTATTCCAGCTTCCTTGTCATTCAGGGTCACCTGTCAGGTTGCACAATATACACAAGACAATCTGCCACAAAACACAGCTCTCCTCTTTTGCCTCACAGAGGAATTAAAGTTCCAAAATATATGCAGACCCATCTTCCATCTCCAACTGTCCTCTAGTTCTTCCCAGTCTTTCCAAAGCAGTCTCAcccttacattcttttttttaaaaaaaatatttatttacttatttggctgcactgggtcttagtcacagcgtgcaggctcttcgttgcagcacacgggcttctctttagttgtggcacactggctccaGAGCtctcaggttcagtagttgtggcacacgggctctctagtggtggcctgtgggctctagagcatgcaggcttagctgccccgaggcatgtgggatcttagttccccacccagggatcaCACCTATGTCCCATGCATTggaagggggattcttaaccactggaccaccagggaagtccctcatcccTACATTCTTGATCAGCTACATCCAAGTGGTGCCTTCTACTGCACCTCTAAAGTGGGGAGATTCTGACCCCAAGTCTTCAAATGTTCCAAGGTTCCAGAAAACAATGCTGTCACATGGGTAACAGCAAATGTTGGGCCTTgcccaacatttaaaaaacacagcaaaggaacaaaataaatctgaCCACTAAAACAACTTTTGATTTAGCCCCATATCCCTTATTTGAGTATTTCTCAAACAAAAGTTGTTTTTCAAGAACCAAATATATTTGACAATCTAAACCTCTATGGAGGTCACCAACCACTGACCCTAAGGGAGATTGTTACATGGGGgtaaaaaacatacaaaacaaaacagagaaaatgacaAGCTGTTTTAGCTTCCTCGAGGTGTCGGCCCATTCTTATCAGTTGACCAGAGTCCATTAGCAGTGAACTGGAGACCCTCCTTCAGGACAATTCACTTTTCTCCATCCGCCAGACCAGCTCGACCAACATCTCTGCCACCTTTTCGATCTCCTTGGCCTTCTTGCACAACTCTGATACTCTGTCGTCAGCCTCCCCACCGGGACGCCCATTCAAGGCGCCGTCCTCCGAGGCCTCCACCTGTGTTTTTATCCGGATGAGCAGCAGGTCCATCTCCCACAACTTGCTCCTGGTCCTCAGACACGTGCTCCCGGCTTTTCGGGTGAGCTCCGTGATGTCCTCCAGCATCTGGTTGATACCCGGGAGCAGGAACTGCTCCAAATCCATCTCTGGCTCCAGCGCGTCCACCTCCTCCGGAGCTTCCACCTCGTCCAGGTCCAAGGGCCACATTTTTCCTGCCACTGCTTCAGACCCACAGTCCCCTGGAGACGGCTGATCAACAGTTACTGCTCCAGTCGAAGTGACCCACACTCCTGGTCAACAGTATTCCGGAATTATCTTCTAAAAATTTCTCTTTACGCCTCTCACTTCCCAACTGCTCTGGGAAGAAACACTTCGCACGCAAACAGCGGAGCCCTCAATTCGCGGCTCTTTGCTGCCCTTTCATGACACCGCTGGTCCTGTGTATCTTGTGTTAGATTTGATATTTGGTAGTTGGatgttttcagttttgttataaatggtatcatttaaaaatcttattttctagCTGTTTATTGCTGATATAAAGAAATGCGTTTGTGTGTATCTGAAGCTTCTAGAAGATAATAGGAGACGTGACTTCATGAGCTGGGAtaggaaaagaaatgcttttgtgtattttaaatagcAACTGTGTTGAACTCTCTTGTTAATGCTAAATACCTGTAATTCTTTTGgcatttctttcttcccccccagctttactgagatataattgacgtataacattgtgtaaatttaatgtgtacaaatgtgatgattttctatatatatataatatataaatatatacataatatataaatatatatataaatgactaacacagtaaggttagttaacatatCCATTACCTCACATAGATACAATCTTCGTATTGTGttgagaactcttaagatctactctcttagctgctctcaaatatgcagtacagtctTATTAACTGAAGTGACCATGTAAATTATAAtctcagaatttattcatcttataaatgaCCACCTTCATTCATCCCTCAccctaccccttggcaaccaccaatctattatgtttctatgaatttggttTTCCTAGATTCCAtacgtaagtgagatcatacagtatttgtctttctctgcctgacttattttacttagcataatgccctcagggttcATACATACTGTTGCaagtggcaggattttcttcttttttatgactgaattatatatatatctcacgtttttaaatttattcatcctttcacggacacttaggttgtttccatgtcttggctattgcaaataatgctttAATGAAATAGGGGGTGAagatatctatttatttacttattttaaaattatttaaattatttatttaattgaattataattaacatacaatattatattagtttcaggtaaaatagataactaataagaacctactgtatagcacagggaactcaatactctgGAGGTATTTCTTTGAGACAGTGATttaatttccttcagatatatactcagaagtagaatttgctagatcatatggtagttctatttgtgtgtgtgtgtgtgtgtgtgtgtgtgtgtatgtgtgtggaacctccatactgttttccacagtggctgtaccgttTTACATTCCTTCTTCAGAATTTctatgaacatacacacacatatcatctgtgaataatgaaagtgttatttcttcctctccaatctcttcctccttctccaattttctttctctctttttccttctctctctctctcttttttctgtaaTAGCTATGCTCCCTTTCTGCACTGTCTGGAACCTTCAGTTCATTGTTAAATGGGAGTGGTGATAGCagacatacttgtcttgttccaggTAGGAAAGCTTTCACCATTTCATCACTAAGCTTAATGCTTGCTGTGTATATCTTATTGATACTGTTTTTGAAATAAGGAAATTACCTTctcttcctagtttgctaagaatctttattataaatagtgaattttatcacaatattttctccattaagatagtcatatgatttttcttgtaTTCCATTAATGTGATAAATTATATTGCTTGATTTTTAACTGTTCAATCAATTTTGTATTCCTGAAATAAAcccaaatttttatattttgctaagttttatttgttaatattttatttggatttttttcaatctgTTCTGGGTGACATTGGCttggaatttttctttctcaggatgttTTTGTCATGTTTTGATATCAAGGTTATTAAGCTCCCTCAAAAATGATGGGAAATAGTCCCTCGTTTACTGTTCTCTAGAAAAGTCtgtttaagtgtttggtagaattcaccagcaaAGCCATCTGGACCTGTTGTTATTCTCTGTGGAAAGGAATTAAATTAACAATCTAGTTTCTTTGATAGTTGTAAAACAACTTAGGCTTTCTattcttctgtttgtttggtAACTTGTGTTTTTGTCCATGTCATctgaatttttaagtttattggCATGAAGTTTTTCATAATATCcttttatgatcattttaatgtctgCATGGTCTATAGCAGGAGTCAGCAAATGAAAACTCTCTGGCCAAATCTGACCCATGGCCTGTTTTTGTTTGGCTCAGCAAGCTAAGaacaatttttacatttttaaatgttgttaaaaacaaaatgaaacaaaacaacagaacaaaacaaaacaacaagcaTACACACAAGAATATGTGACAGAGACCTTAAGCCCTGTTCTTATCTTTATATtcccttcattttatttatttttaaaaattttattgcagtatagttgatttactatgttgtgttaatttccgctgtacagcaaagtgattcagttatacatacatattctttttcatatttgttttcattatggtttatcacaggatactgaatatatttccctgtgctatacaataggaacttgctgtttatccattctgtatataataatttgcatctgctaatcccaaattcccaatccttcccttccctATCCCCCTCACCCTTAGtgatcacaagtctgttctctatatctgtgagtctgtttctgtttcgtagatatgttcatttgtgttgtattttagattccatgtgtaagtgacatcatatggtatttgtctttctctttctgacttacttcgcttagtatgataatgtctaggtccatccatgtttctgtaaatagcattatttcattcttttttatggctgagtaatacatatatacacacacacacacacacacccccatatcttcattatccattcatctggataatatccattgatggacacttaggttgtttccatgtcttggctattgtaaatagtgctgctataaacatagggtgcatgtatcttttcaaattatagttttgtttggatatatacccaggactgggattgctggatcatatggcaactctatttttagttttctgaggaacctccatactgtttttcatagcggctgcatcaattttttttttttttttaaggcggattcttttttttttttttttttaattaattaattaattatttttatttttggctgcgttgggtctttgttgctgcacacaggctttctctagttgcggtgagcggggcctactcttcgttgtggtgcgtgggcttctcattgcggtggcttctcttgttgcagagcacaggctctaggcgcgcgggcttcagtagttgtggcacacgggctcagtagttgtggctcgcgggctctagagcgcaggctccgtagttgtggcgcacaggcttagttgctccgcggcatgtgggatcctcccagaccagggctcgaacccgtgtctcctgcgttggcaggcggattcttaaccactgagccaccggggaagccctggcTGCATCAATttttattcccaccaacagtgtaggagggtttccttttctccacatcccctccagcttttgttatttgtagatgttttactgatggccattctgactggtgtgaggtggtgcctcattgtagttttgatttgcatttctctaataattagtgatgatgagcatctttttatgtgcctaatggccatctgtatgtcttctttggagaaatgtctatttaggtcttctgcccattttttgattgggttttgttgttgttgttgttgttattgagttgtaagagctgtttgtatattttggagattaagctcttatcagtcacatcatttgcaaatattttctctcagtctgtaggttgtcttttcattttgtttatgttttcctctgcTCTGAaaacaaaagcttataagttttaCTAGGTCCCATCtgcttacttttgcttttatttctattgtcttgggagactgacataagaaaacattggtatgattatgtcagagaatgttttgtctatgttcttttctaggagttttatggtgtcctgtctcatatttaagtctttaagccattttgagttaatttttgtgtatggcgtgagGGTGTGTTTTAACTTCATTACTTTGCATGCAGCTGTCTGCTttccttcattttaaattattttatttaacttcctATTCTCAGCTATCTTCGTGAGAGGACAATTTTTGTAAATAATCCATGTGCATTGGAAAAGGTCAGGTGTGCTATAACATTATTTGATTCTTCTGTATCCTTCCTGAATTCTTGTCTTCTTATTCTAATAAGAAGTTAATGAAAGTTGTGTAAAAAACTCTTTCTTTTATTGTGGATTTGAATACTTACCATTGTAGCTCAGATCAAATTTTGCTCTACATATTTTGAGGTGATGTTATTAGATTATAAGAATAAGAAAGGAATACTATCAACAACTTTATGCCCACACATTTGATAACCTGGATGAAGTTGGCCAATTCCCTGAGAGACACAATTTGCTGAAAcgcacacaagaagaaatagactatCTGAATAGGCCtgaatctattaaagaaattgaattaattaCCTTCTAAACAGTAAGCACCAAGTCCAGATGGGTTCATTGGTGAATTCAACCAAACATtttaggaagaaattataccagttCTCTACAATGTGTTCCAGAAGATATGAACAGAGGAAAGACTTTATAATTCATTCTATAAagtcagcattaccctaataccaaaaccagaccaagacattgtaagaaaagaaaactatggacctatatctctcatgaacatagatgtaaaaaacataaacaaaatagcagcaaatcaaatccagcaatgtataaaaagaattatacaccctGACCAAGTgcaatttatcccaggtatgcaaggctggttcaacatttaaaaatcaagtaatataattcatcacatcaacaggttaaaatagaaaaatcacatgatcttatcatagatgcagaaaaaagcttttgataaaatccaaaactcatttataataaaaacactcTTTTAATAGATGGGAACTTTCCCAActtgataaagga
This region includes:
- the LOC133101314 gene encoding MORF4 family-associated protein 1-like, which codes for MWPLDLDEVEAPEEVDALEPEMDLEQFLLPGINQMLEDITELTRKAGSTCLRTRSKLWEMDLLLIRIKTQVEASEDGALNGRPGGEADDRVSELCKKAKEIEKVAEMLVELVWRMEKSELS